Part of the Oleomonas cavernae genome, CGCCGTCTTCGACGGCTCCTCAGGATGAGGGGATCTTTGTGCCAAAACAATCTCCTCATGCCTTAAGAACGCCCGCAGGGCCGTCTCGAAGGACGCACGACGGCCCTGCCAGCCTCGCGTTACTCCACCGCCGCCTTGAGGTTGGCGAGGCCTCTTCGAACTGGCCGCCGACCATCTTGTCCATGTTGAAGAAGATGCCGATGACCTTGCCGAGGAAGGGGTGCGTCCCGTACATGGCCCAGGTGACGCTGGTCGTCTCGCCCGTGGGCACCAGGGTGAATTCCGCCGTGTGGTGGCCCTCGAAGGGTGTCATGAAGTCGAGCTTGATCAGGATCCGCGAAGGAACCTGGGTGTCCAGGATCTCCATGCGGCCGGAGCCGACGTTCTTGTTGCCGCTCCATTCATAGGTTGCCCCCTTGCCGGCCTCGGCACCGCCATAGGTGCGCTTCAGCGCCGGGTCGATCTTCTCGTAGGGCGACCAGCGGGTCCACTGATGGAGATCGTTGATCAGGGCGAAGATCTTCTCGGGCGGCGCCTTGATGCTGGCGGTGCGCTCGATGCGGAAACTATCGGGCTTGGTCGCCGCGAAGATCAGCAGGCCGGCGACGACGACCACCAGAACCAGGGCGATGATACCGATTACCTTGAGCATTGGTCTCTCCTACGATCAGGCTGCGTCGACGGTCTGGCCCAGGGACCAGGTGACGCCGAAGGGGTCGCGCAATTGGCCGTAGCGATCGCCCCAGAACATCAGTTGAACCGGCAGGGTCACCTCGGCGCCCGCGTCGACCGCCCGCTGGAACGCGGCGTCGATGTCGGACACCTGCAGGTGCATGGTGTAGC contains:
- a CDS encoding SRPBCC family protein, translated to MLKVIGIIALVLVVVVAGLLIFAATKPDSFRIERTASIKAPPEKIFALINDLHQWTRWSPYEKIDPALKRTYGGAEAGKGATYEWSGNKNVGSGRMEILDTQVPSRILIKLDFMTPFEGHHTAEFTLVPTGETTSVTWAMYGTHPFLGKVIGIFFNMDKMVGGQFEEASPTSRRRWSNARLAGPSCVLRDGPAGVLKA